In one Cloacibacillus porcorum genomic region, the following are encoded:
- the ruvX gene encoding Holliday junction resolvase RuvX: protein MQRIIALDIGSVRIGVAVSDPLGFFAQGVAVLDAKGDWHAELAKIAGQYERPKLLIGMPRRTDGSEGPEAVRMRETAKSVQEYFPELEIEFWDERFTTTIAQQALLEADVSRAGRKKKVDKIAATLLLQSYLDRGR, encoded by the coding sequence ATGCAGAGAATAATCGCTCTTGATATAGGCTCCGTCAGGATTGGCGTCGCCGTCAGCGATCCCTTGGGCTTTTTCGCGCAGGGGGTTGCTGTGCTCGACGCTAAGGGAGACTGGCACGCGGAGCTTGCGAAGATCGCGGGGCAGTATGAGAGGCCGAAGCTGCTGATCGGCATGCCCCGCCGCACCGATGGCAGCGAGGGGCCGGAGGCCGTGCGTATGCGCGAGACGGCGAAGTCCGTTCAGGAATATTTCCCCGAGCTTGAGATTGAGTTCTGGGACGAGCGTTTCACGACGACGATCGCGCAGCAGGCGCTGCTTGAGGCGGACGTTTCGCGCGCTGGAAGAAAGAAAAAGGTTGATAAGATAGCGGCGACACTGCTGCTGCAAAGTTATCTTGACCGCGGCCGTTAA
- the alaS gene encoding alanine--tRNA ligase: MERRSGKELRELFLKFFEEKGCKRYHSFSLVPDDPTLLFTIAGMVPFKPYFLGLKTPEVTRATTAQKCVRTNDIENVGRTARHHTFFEMLGNFSFGDYFKPEIIPWAWEFLTERVGLDPNRLYATVYLDDDEAYDIWHEKVGLPKERIFRLGADDNFWAAGPVGPCGPCSEIIYDQGEKFSCGKPTCTVGCDCDRYLEIWNLVFMQYNRDEAGNLTPLPHKNIDTGMGLERLASVVQSVPNDFETDLFRPIMDKACELVNVKYGEDPKKDMAVKVISDHIRASAFMIADGILPTNDGGGYVLRRLIRRCVRYGRLLGIERPFLTELLPVVRESIGDEYSELIEQASAIEQVLSTEEERFSRTLSQGSDLMDSEIDKLTAAGRNILPGDVAFVLYDTFGFPLELTEEMCEERGITIDKEGFEAAMEEQRERARASSKQTSSVISKNVYTELADKIAPSPFCGYTKTKCEAQVKAIIVDGALAESAAAGTEADLVLSETPFYAEKGGQVGDTGTITAGGMTFEVADTIYPVADLIVHRGRVTAGTVKAGDSVSAEINVERRAEIQRHHTATHLLHEALARVLGKHVRQAGSIVTPTFLRFDFNHFAPVTLDELREVERLVYAEVLKNKPVVTTIMAIEEAKKTGARALFDEKYGDEVRVLDIEDFSTELCGGTHVKNTGEIGLVKIIREEGIGSGIRRITAVAGSSSLPLFQSFGLAVTSMVTMLGGDVETLMSKIESMVDEKKVLERKNRELQVKAAMSDIENSVKPRANAGGVDLIVEKFDDITPDLLRQIGDRIRQKYPNALMLLAGVGEEKRVALTAMASPEIVKLGAHAGTLLKAVAAEMGGKGGGSPTLAQGGAQSSKDLGKAFDAAPKLFEELMTKGK, encoded by the coding sequence ATGGAACGCCGCAGCGGCAAAGAGTTACGTGAACTGTTTCTAAAATTTTTCGAGGAGAAGGGTTGTAAGAGGTATCACAGCTTTTCACTGGTACCCGACGACCCGACGCTCCTCTTTACGATAGCGGGCATGGTGCCCTTCAAGCCGTACTTTCTCGGTTTGAAGACGCCTGAGGTGACACGCGCGACGACCGCGCAGAAGTGCGTGCGTACGAACGACATTGAAAACGTCGGACGCACTGCGCGCCATCATACCTTTTTTGAGATGCTGGGCAATTTCAGCTTCGGCGACTATTTCAAGCCGGAGATCATTCCCTGGGCCTGGGAGTTCCTCACCGAGCGCGTCGGCCTCGATCCCAACCGGCTCTACGCCACCGTCTATCTTGACGACGACGAGGCCTACGACATCTGGCATGAGAAGGTCGGCCTTCCGAAGGAGCGCATCTTCCGCCTCGGCGCGGACGACAACTTCTGGGCGGCGGGACCGGTAGGTCCCTGCGGCCCCTGCTCGGAGATAATTTACGACCAGGGAGAGAAGTTCTCCTGCGGCAAGCCGACCTGCACCGTTGGCTGCGACTGCGACCGTTACCTGGAGATATGGAACCTCGTCTTTATGCAGTATAACCGCGACGAGGCCGGCAACCTCACGCCGCTGCCCCATAAAAATATCGATACCGGCATGGGCCTCGAACGGCTCGCCTCCGTCGTACAGAGCGTGCCCAACGACTTTGAGACGGACCTCTTCCGCCCGATCATGGACAAGGCCTGCGAGCTCGTCAACGTCAAATACGGCGAGGACCCGAAGAAGGATATGGCGGTCAAGGTTATCTCCGACCATATCCGCGCCTCGGCCTTCATGATCGCCGACGGCATTCTGCCGACGAACGACGGCGGCGGCTATGTGCTGCGCCGCCTTATCAGGCGCTGCGTGCGCTACGGACGGCTGCTCGGCATCGAACGTCCATTCCTCACCGAGCTTCTGCCTGTGGTGCGCGAATCGATCGGCGACGAGTACAGCGAGCTGATCGAGCAGGCCTCGGCGATCGAACAGGTGCTCAGCACGGAGGAGGAACGCTTCTCCCGCACCCTCTCGCAGGGAAGCGACCTTATGGACTCGGAGATCGATAAGCTCACGGCGGCCGGCAGGAATATCCTTCCCGGAGACGTCGCCTTCGTCCTCTACGATACCTTCGGCTTCCCCCTCGAACTGACGGAGGAGATGTGCGAGGAGCGCGGGATAACGATAGATAAAGAGGGCTTTGAGGCGGCGATGGAGGAGCAGCGCGAGCGCGCACGGGCCTCCAGCAAGCAGACCAGCAGCGTCATCTCGAAAAACGTCTACACGGAGCTCGCGGATAAGATCGCCCCGAGCCCCTTCTGCGGATATACGAAAACGAAGTGCGAGGCCCAGGTCAAAGCGATAATCGTCGACGGGGCGCTTGCGGAGAGCGCTGCCGCGGGAACAGAGGCCGACCTCGTTCTCAGCGAGACGCCCTTCTACGCCGAAAAGGGCGGCCAGGTGGGAGACACCGGAACGATAACGGCGGGCGGCATGACCTTTGAAGTCGCCGACACAATTTATCCGGTGGCCGATCTTATCGTCCATCGCGGCAGGGTGACGGCCGGTACCGTAAAGGCCGGCGATAGCGTCAGCGCCGAGATAAACGTTGAGCGCCGCGCGGAGATACAGCGCCACCATACCGCGACGCACCTGCTTCACGAGGCGCTCGCCCGCGTGCTGGGCAAACATGTGCGGCAGGCGGGGTCGATTGTGACGCCGACGTTCCTGCGCTTCGACTTCAACCACTTTGCGCCGGTGACGCTCGACGAGCTGCGCGAGGTCGAACGTCTTGTCTACGCCGAGGTCTTAAAAAACAAGCCCGTCGTGACGACGATAATGGCGATCGAGGAGGCGAAGAAGACCGGTGCGCGCGCTTTGTTTGACGAAAAGTACGGGGACGAGGTCCGTGTGCTTGATATAGAGGACTTTTCGACCGAGCTCTGCGGCGGTACGCACGTCAAAAATACCGGCGAGATCGGCCTCGTGAAGATCATCCGCGAAGAGGGGATCGGCTCCGGCATCCGCAGGATCACGGCCGTCGCAGGCTCATCATCGCTGCCGCTCTTCCAGTCCTTCGGACTCGCCGTTACCTCCATGGTGACGATGCTCGGCGGCGACGTGGAGACTCTGATGTCGAAGATCGAGTCGATGGTCGACGAGAAGAAAGTGCTTGAACGCAAGAACCGCGAGCTTCAGGTGAAGGCCGCGATGTCCGATATAGAGAACAGCGTGAAGCCGAGGGCCAACGCGGGCGGCGTGGATCTGATCGTGGAGAAGTTCGACGACATCACCCCTGACCTGCTGCGCCAGATAGGAGACCGGATACGCCAGAAGTATCCGAACGCGCTGATGCTGCTTGCCGGCGTTGGTGAGGAGAAGCGCGTCGCCCTCACGGCGATGGCTTCGCCGGAGATCGTGAAGCTCGGGGCGCACGCCGGAACGCTGCTCAAGGCGGTGGCCGCCGAGATGGGCGGCAAGGGCGGCGGAAGCCCGACCCTCGCCCAGGGCGGAGCTCAGAGCTCAAAGGATCTCGGCAAGGCCTTCGACGCCGCGCCGAAACTCTTTGAGGAGCTTATGACAAAAGGAAAGTAA
- a CDS encoding helix-turn-helix domain-containing protein, with the protein MFTAEEIKNLRRQQKLTQQQLADLVGVSRTTVINWEMGKNIPDSQNVFNIAQALKVPVSALICKEDKDYPPLFPEKIPGESQDKEIISAAFSGKEDNQSRKDIIKQIVMDIFDAQEKISGALSCVEELNDISAANAELLDWHLRYLENRISLAREKLAAVIDLHK; encoded by the coding sequence TTGTTTACGGCAGAAGAGATAAAGAATTTACGCAGACAACAAAAATTAACCCAGCAACAATTAGCGGATCTTGTCGGCGTCTCCCGAACGACAGTGATTAATTGGGAAATGGGCAAAAATATTCCTGACAGCCAAAATGTATTTAACATTGCGCAGGCCCTGAAAGTACCGGTATCCGCGCTTATCTGTAAAGAAGATAAGGATTATCCCCCGCTTTTCCCCGAAAAAATACCGGGTGAGTCCCAAGATAAAGAGATAATCTCCGCGGCATTCAGCGGAAAAGAAGACAACCAGTCGCGGAAAGATATCATAAAACAGATTGTCATGGATATATTTGACGCTCAAGAAAAAATCAGCGGCGCACTCTCTTGTGTGGAAGAGTTAAACGATATTTCGGCGGCAAACGCGGAATTACTAGACTGGCATCTCAGATATTTGGAAAACCGTATCTCCCTGGCAAGAGAGAAGCTTGCCGCCGTAATAGATTTGCATAAATGA
- a CDS encoding YadA-like family protein: MKRKKSWASVLAPAVYALIISFIFACFPTWSYAGYVAIGGNDDWQRSNANTQYPSVRIGEWTVSTGMYAVAIGYSAMSHGANSVAIGSNSYVGPNESNVVSVGSSSIQRQIRWVADGRSAYDAVNYKQLSAVNEEAAKKGSWKLKVDNNSAKTINNGDTVALKSGRNLTISESGGAYTFAVAAKPNFDEVTVGSGMSKITIGQGIAMGNNRITGLADGINDKDAVNLAQVKAMTGDKGQWTFRVNGGETGEDVIKNSNELLAIADDGKNLSINALSDDLGNKYYQFSVADAPTFTKITVTGENGVGLDMSGTRITNVAAGTEDTDAVNVKQLNDATSGHVKYDSDTEKGRVTLEGANGTTIDNVNDGIIGAGSKEAVNGNQLWQTQQQVENLDELAVKYDDANKNQVTLANSEGGPVKVTGVADGDIAEGSTDAVNGGQLWETNQRVGALEDSVENIQGDITNIKGDITELQESDKLSVKYDGDAKDKITLAGSDGTTIDNVKAGNLAEDSTEAVNGSQLYETNQNVEQNRLDIADNKTNIKTLGDSTAAALGSGFSYSEEGGISGEFTANPGTARAKSYTDLQSAVTDALEAQWTLGVNGQETGIGNGDKFAVKDGSNINIRHEADGAYSFNVVDNPEFKSVKVGNVDINQNGINMGGGGITGLRPGGIYQGSSDAVTGDQLWNAYKRMDDLNEDIHIVGAHAAALSALHPVPYNPYEPTTLAAGFGTYRDEYSVAVGVFHYVRENLLVNAGMSIASDGDVMGRAGISFAVGKGGKKKPVLARDLTEMQRQLAEVQIALQQLKEENEALRGKLENK, translated from the coding sequence GTGAAAAGAAAAAAGTCTTGGGCGTCTGTACTGGCGCCGGCAGTTTACGCATTGATCATCTCATTTATTTTCGCGTGCTTCCCGACGTGGAGTTATGCCGGTTATGTCGCCATCGGCGGCAATGATGATTGGCAGAGAAGTAACGCAAACACGCAATATCCGTCGGTAAGAATCGGGGAGTGGACGGTCTCCACCGGAATGTATGCCGTCGCTATCGGATATAGCGCGATGAGCCATGGAGCGAACAGCGTCGCTATTGGCAGCAACTCTTATGTTGGTCCAAACGAGAGTAATGTCGTATCTGTCGGCAGCTCCAGCATCCAGCGCCAGATCAGATGGGTGGCCGACGGCCGCTCCGCCTACGACGCGGTAAATTATAAACAGCTCAGCGCAGTGAACGAGGAAGCGGCGAAAAAGGGCAGCTGGAAGCTAAAGGTGGACAATAATTCTGCCAAGACGATAAACAACGGCGACACCGTGGCGCTCAAGAGCGGGCGCAACCTGACGATTTCCGAGAGCGGCGGCGCATATACCTTTGCCGTAGCCGCCAAGCCGAATTTTGACGAGGTGACGGTCGGTTCCGGCATGAGCAAGATCACGATCGGCCAGGGCATCGCGATGGGCAATAACAGGATCACCGGCCTTGCCGACGGAATCAACGACAAGGATGCCGTGAACCTTGCCCAGGTAAAGGCGATGACCGGAGATAAGGGACAGTGGACTTTCCGGGTGAACGGCGGCGAGACCGGCGAAGACGTGATAAAAAACAGCAATGAGCTGCTTGCCATCGCGGACGACGGCAAGAATCTGTCCATAAATGCCCTCTCGGACGACCTGGGCAATAAGTATTACCAGTTCAGCGTCGCCGACGCGCCGACATTTACGAAGATCACCGTTACCGGCGAAAACGGCGTAGGCCTTGACATGAGCGGTACGAGAATCACCAACGTCGCCGCCGGCACTGAGGATACCGACGCGGTAAACGTCAAACAGCTGAACGACGCGACATCGGGCCATGTCAAATATGACAGCGACACAGAGAAGGGCAGAGTCACGCTGGAGGGTGCAAACGGCACGACGATCGACAATGTGAACGACGGTATTATCGGCGCGGGCAGCAAGGAAGCGGTGAACGGGAACCAGCTCTGGCAGACGCAGCAGCAGGTCGAAAACCTTGACGAACTCGCGGTCAAGTATGACGATGCAAATAAAAACCAGGTGACGCTGGCAAACAGCGAGGGCGGCCCCGTTAAGGTCACCGGCGTCGCTGACGGCGACATAGCCGAGGGCAGCACCGACGCCGTAAACGGCGGGCAGCTGTGGGAGACTAATCAGAGAGTCGGCGCGCTCGAGGACAGCGTTGAGAATATTCAGGGCGATATCACTAATATTAAGGGCGATATAACCGAACTCCAGGAGAGTGACAAACTCTCCGTCAAATATGACGGCGACGCGAAAGACAAAATCACCCTTGCCGGCAGCGACGGCACGACGATCGACAATGTTAAGGCGGGGAATCTTGCCGAGGACAGCACCGAGGCCGTGAATGGCAGCCAGCTCTATGAGACAAACCAGAATGTCGAGCAAAACCGGCTTGATATCGCGGACAATAAGACTAATATCAAGACCCTTGGCGACAGCACCGCGGCGGCTCTTGGTTCGGGCTTCAGCTACTCGGAAGAGGGCGGCATCAGCGGCGAGTTTACGGCCAACCCCGGAACCGCCAGAGCTAAAAGTTATACGGACCTGCAGAGCGCGGTGACCGACGCGCTGGAGGCGCAGTGGACGCTGGGTGTCAACGGGCAGGAGACGGGCATCGGCAACGGCGATAAGTTTGCCGTCAAAGACGGCAGCAATATCAATATCAGGCATGAAGCCGACGGCGCATACTCATTCAACGTCGTGGACAATCCCGAGTTTAAAAGCGTCAAGGTGGGCAATGTCGATATCAACCAGAACGGTATCAATATGGGCGGCGGCGGAATAACCGGTCTTCGCCCCGGCGGAATATACCAGGGCAGCAGCGACGCGGTAACCGGCGACCAGCTGTGGAACGCCTATAAGAGAATGGACGACCTCAACGAGGATATCCACATTGTCGGAGCGCACGCAGCGGCCCTCTCCGCGCTGCATCCCGTACCCTATAATCCGTACGAGCCGACGACGCTAGCGGCGGGTTTTGGTACTTACCGCGACGAGTACTCGGTGGCGGTCGGCGTGTTCCATTATGTTCGTGAGAACCTGCTGGTCAACGCCGGTATGTCAATTGCCTCCGACGGCGACGTTATGGGCCGCGCCGGCATCAGCTTCGCGGTCGGCAAGGGCGGAAAGAAAAAGCCTGTGCTCGCGAGAGATCTGACCGAGATGCAGAGGCAGCTGGCGGAAGTACAGATCGCACTGCAGCAGCTCAAGGAAGAGAACGAAGCGCTGCGCGGAAAACTGGAAAATAAGTAG
- a CDS encoding OmpH family outer membrane protein, translating to MRLKKTAIQLLLALCIFYGCSFAASPAGAGEVAVIDMAGVIDASNPGKAGQKYLDNLKAGLETELQRFKDKTAKSKDAERQAADKQRELNGEYQAEYDRVTALIVTRLRVVIREWINSNRKGVMVVVPAHTLLGFSDKADISGEILRAFNSVAIDFSKK from the coding sequence ATGCGTTTGAAGAAGACGGCGATACAGCTGCTGTTGGCGCTGTGCATTTTTTACGGATGTTCTTTTGCGGCGTCTCCTGCTGGAGCCGGCGAGGTTGCGGTCATTGACATGGCCGGCGTCATTGACGCGAGCAATCCCGGAAAGGCGGGGCAGAAGTATCTTGATAACCTGAAAGCCGGCCTGGAGACGGAGCTGCAGCGTTTCAAGGACAAAACAGCGAAATCAAAGGACGCCGAGAGGCAGGCCGCGGATAAACAGCGTGAGCTGAACGGCGAGTATCAGGCTGAATACGATCGTGTGACCGCGTTGATCGTCACGCGTCTTCGCGTTGTCATCCGGGAGTGGATCAACAGCAACAGAAAGGGGGTGATGGTCGTCGTCCCCGCGCATACGCTGCTTGGATTTTCAGACAAGGCGGACATAAGCGGAGAGATATTGAGGGCTTTCAACAGCGTGGCGATAGATTTTTCTAAAAAATAG
- a CDS encoding amidohydrolase, producing MQNLYRDVIVWDGESKGARRCDVRTEGAEIVAVEPAGTFRYGSAYEGRGKTALLPGFVNAHGHAAMTLLRGLGEELPLMEWLEQRIWPVENRLNGDRVYTGTQLAVMEMLSTGTTCFADMYFFMDRVAEAALACGMRAGLCRGIVGGADGAEKLAENLKLAKDYNGAQGLVSVQLGPHAPYTVPFELMKDIADAAKENDLAVQLHWLETTRDWPLSESSKSMTPEEFLEKTGIYGVKQLLLAHCVWIEKERLPFYAQPNITVAHNPKSNWKLGSGTAPVVDMQRAGVKVAIGSDGASSNNRLDMWDELRFAALAQKGANMDPTLLSAEEALRMATVNGALALGFEKTGLIKEGYTADFMLIDLDQPQYVGWDFENLPGYLVYAGSSADVRTTVVAGETLYHMGAFTKMDAEKIMAEAASVRKYLTA from the coding sequence ATGCAGAACCTTTACCGCGATGTGATTGTCTGGGACGGTGAATCGAAGGGCGCGCGCCGCTGCGACGTGCGCACCGAGGGGGCGGAGATCGTCGCCGTCGAACCGGCGGGAACCTTCCGTTACGGCTCGGCCTATGAGGGGCGCGGCAAGACGGCGCTGCTGCCCGGCTTCGTCAACGCCCACGGACACGCGGCGATGACGCTGCTGCGCGGCCTCGGCGAGGAGCTGCCGCTGATGGAGTGGCTTGAACAGCGGATCTGGCCGGTGGAGAACAGGCTCAACGGCGACCGCGTCTATACAGGGACGCAGCTGGCGGTCATGGAGATGCTCTCCACGGGGACGACCTGCTTCGCCGATATGTATTTCTTTATGGACCGGGTCGCCGAGGCGGCGCTGGCCTGCGGCATGAGGGCCGGACTCTGCCGCGGTATCGTCGGCGGCGCTGACGGCGCGGAGAAGCTGGCGGAGAACCTGAAGCTCGCGAAGGACTATAACGGCGCGCAGGGACTTGTGAGCGTACAGCTTGGCCCGCACGCCCCCTACACCGTGCCATTTGAACTGATGAAGGATATCGCCGACGCGGCGAAGGAGAACGACCTCGCCGTTCAGCTGCACTGGCTGGAGACGACGCGCGACTGGCCGCTCTCCGAGTCGTCGAAGAGCATGACGCCGGAGGAGTTCCTTGAAAAAACCGGTATTTACGGCGTCAAACAGCTGCTCCTTGCGCACTGTGTCTGGATAGAGAAGGAAAGGCTGCCCTTCTACGCGCAGCCGAACATCACCGTGGCGCACAACCCTAAGAGCAACTGGAAGCTTGGCAGCGGCACCGCCCCCGTGGTGGATATGCAGAGAGCGGGAGTGAAGGTCGCTATCGGCTCCGACGGCGCTTCGAGCAACAACCGCCTCGACATGTGGGATGAGCTGCGCTTCGCCGCTCTCGCGCAGAAGGGGGCGAACATGGACCCGACCCTGCTCTCCGCGGAGGAGGCCCTGCGTATGGCGACGGTGAACGGCGCGCTGGCCCTCGGCTTTGAAAAGACGGGGCTTATCAAAGAGGGATACACGGCTGACTTTATGCTGATAGACCTCGACCAGCCGCAGTATGTGGGCTGGGACTTCGAGAATCTGCCGGGTTACCTCGTCTATGCCGGTTCGTCAGCTGACGTGAGAACGACGGTCGTCGCTGGTGAGACGCTCTATCATATGGGAGCCTTCACGAAGATGGACGCCGAAAAGATTATGGCAGAGGCGGCGTCGGTGAGAAAATATCTGACCGCGTAG
- a CDS encoding adenosylhomocysteinase, which yields MRNEFKIADINLAPEGHRRMEWAWEYMPVLRLIAEKETPAQPLAGVVVGTCLHLEAKTACLLKVLHQLGATVVTAGSNPLSTQDPICAALVEEGVHVFSRRGMSAEEYSENLREMLKWDPQVIIDDGGDVVSMIIEERRDLIKNILGGCEETTTGIKRLKAMAEEGVLPFPMLAVNDAQSKHLFDNRYGTGQSVWDAILRTTNLIVAGKNVVVSGYGWCGKGTAKRAAGLGARVIVVEVDPHRALEALMDGFEVMDMNAASRVGDVFITVTGNTKVIRREHFENMKDGVLLANAGHFDVEVYVPDLRELAVERRQPRDNIETFVTADGRRLHLLGEGRLVNLAAGDGHPVEIMDLSFAMQLLSSLYIANNRLEPGLYNVPEELDRRIAELKLESLGITIEKLTPEQEEYMASWRE from the coding sequence ATGAGGAATGAATTTAAGATCGCGGATATAAATCTCGCCCCCGAGGGGCACCGCCGGATGGAGTGGGCCTGGGAGTATATGCCCGTCCTGCGGCTGATAGCCGAGAAGGAGACTCCCGCGCAGCCGCTGGCCGGCGTGGTCGTCGGTACCTGCCTCCACCTTGAGGCCAAGACGGCCTGCCTGCTGAAGGTGCTCCACCAGCTTGGCGCGACTGTCGTTACGGCGGGCAGCAACCCGCTTTCGACGCAGGACCCGATATGCGCCGCGCTCGTTGAAGAGGGCGTCCACGTATTCAGCCGCCGCGGTATGAGCGCGGAGGAGTACAGCGAGAACCTTCGCGAGATGCTCAAGTGGGACCCGCAGGTGATCATCGACGACGGCGGCGACGTGGTCTCAATGATAATCGAGGAGCGCCGCGACCTGATAAAGAACATCCTTGGCGGCTGTGAAGAGACGACCACCGGTATCAAGCGCCTCAAGGCGATGGCCGAGGAGGGCGTGCTGCCCTTCCCGATGCTTGCCGTCAACGACGCGCAGAGCAAACACCTTTTTGACAACCGCTACGGCACGGGGCAGTCGGTGTGGGACGCGATCCTGCGCACGACGAACCTTATCGTCGCAGGTAAAAACGTCGTCGTCTCCGGCTACGGCTGGTGCGGCAAGGGTACCGCGAAGAGGGCGGCGGGGCTCGGCGCGCGTGTCATCGTCGTCGAGGTCGATCCCCACCGCGCGCTTGAGGCGCTTATGGACGGCTTCGAGGTGATGGATATGAACGCCGCGAGCAGGGTCGGAGACGTTTTCATCACCGTCACGGGAAATACGAAGGTCATCCGCCGCGAACATTTTGAGAATATGAAGGACGGCGTCCTGCTCGCAAACGCGGGCCACTTCGACGTGGAGGTCTATGTGCCCGACCTCCGTGAACTTGCCGTCGAAAGGCGTCAGCCGCGCGACAATATAGAGACATTCGTGACCGCAGACGGCCGCAGGCTTCACCTGCTCGGAGAGGGACGTCTCGTCAACCTCGCCGCCGGCGACGGCCACCCGGTAGAGATAATGGACCTCAGCTTCGCGATGCAGCTGCTCTCGTCGCTCTATATCGCGAACAACCGGCTGGAGCCGGGGCTTTACAACGTGCCGGAGGAGCTTGACCGGCGCATCGCGGAGCTCAAGCTCGAGTCTCTTGGGATAACGATCGAGAAGCTTACGCCGGAGCAGGAAGAATATATGGCGAGCTGGAGGGAATAG
- the mtnA gene encoding S-methyl-5-thioribose-1-phosphate isomerase, translated as MLPATIEWKEGRLLLLDQRQLPSRTEYVSCESAEETARAIENMTVRGAPAIGVAAAYGLVLALKGEDFAAAARRLAGTRPTAVNLFWAIRRMEALWRANEDKNKDELYLIMEKEAKNIHDEDIEINKSIGRFGQEILPEKGAAITHCNAGALATAGYGTALGVFRAAAEAGKEIKIYADETRPRLQGSLLTAYELQRDGFDVTVITDSMAAFLMSRVKIDAAVTGADRVAMNGDAANKIGTYSLAIAAKRHGVPFYIAAPLSTFDAGCASGEDIPIEERGGGEVRAVGGVEVVPEEIKVWNPAFDVTPNELITGIITERGIIRAPFAENIKKFFPGRKR; from the coding sequence CGGCTGCTGCTCCTTGACCAGCGGCAGCTTCCAAGCAGGACCGAGTATGTGAGCTGTGAAAGCGCCGAAGAGACGGCGCGCGCGATAGAGAACATGACGGTCCGCGGCGCGCCCGCCATCGGGGTGGCCGCGGCCTACGGCCTCGTCCTCGCGCTCAAAGGCGAAGATTTCGCGGCGGCGGCGCGGCGGCTTGCCGGGACGCGCCCCACGGCGGTGAACCTCTTCTGGGCCATCAGGCGCATGGAGGCGCTTTGGCGCGCGAACGAGGATAAAAATAAAGATGAACTCTACCTCATCATGGAGAAAGAGGCAAAAAACATCCATGACGAGGATATCGAGATAAATAAAAGTATCGGCCGCTTCGGGCAGGAGATACTGCCGGAAAAGGGCGCGGCGATCACCCACTGCAACGCGGGGGCGCTCGCGACGGCCGGTTACGGCACGGCGCTCGGAGTATTTCGCGCCGCCGCCGAGGCGGGCAAGGAGATAAAGATCTACGCCGACGAGACGCGGCCGCGTCTGCAGGGCAGTTTGCTCACCGCCTACGAGCTTCAGCGGGACGGCTTTGACGTGACGGTGATCACCGATTCGATGGCCGCCTTTCTCATGTCGCGCGTGAAGATCGACGCCGCCGTCACCGGCGCGGACCGCGTGGCGATGAACGGCGACGCCGCGAACAAGATCGGCACCTACAGCCTCGCGATCGCCGCAAAACGGCATGGCGTGCCCTTCTATATCGCCGCGCCGCTTTCCACCTTTGACGCGGGGTGCGCCTCCGGCGAGGATATCCCGATCGAGGAGCGCGGCGGCGGTGAGGTACGCGCCGTCGGCGGCGTCGAGGTGGTGCCGGAGGAGATAAAGGTCTGGAATCCGGCCTTTGACGTTACGCCGAACGAACTTATCACGGGAATCATTACGGAGCGCGGCATCATCCGTGCGCCGTTTGCCGAAAATATAAAAAAATTTTTTCCGGGGAGGAAAAGGTAA